A portion of the Luxibacter massiliensis genome contains these proteins:
- the rhaB gene encoding rhamnulokinase, whose translation MDKYYLAVDIGASSGRHMLASMAEGKMQLQEVYRFSNGMDNKDGTLCWDTKRLLGEIINGLKKCKEIGKIPVSMGIDTWGVDFALLDENDALLGDTVGYRDSRTVDMDKKVYEKITPEDLYARTGIQKQIFNTIYQLMAVKENTPEYLEQAKAILMIPDYFHFLLTGVKKMEYTNATTGQLIDPKTNDWDYEMIKLLGYNADIFQPVSMPGTVVGNFSKEIQQEVGFDCTVVLPATHDTGSAVLAVPTNDDHAIYISSGTWSLMGIERKEADCSMESMKANFTNEGGYDHRFRYLKNIMGLWMIQSVKKEFEEDLSFAEICSMASEEKIPSIVDCNNDCFLAPKSMIKAVQDFCKNTNQPVPGTVGEIAAVIYNSLAKCYGDTVKEIEAITGNTYDTIYVVGGGANAGYLNELTAKYTGKKVSAGPTEATAIGNIIVQMLQDGVFADLSEARACVGSSFDIVEYT comes from the coding sequence ATGGATAAGTATTATTTGGCTGTTGATATTGGTGCGTCTAGTGGCCGGCATATGCTGGCGTCTATGGCGGAAGGGAAAATGCAGCTTCAGGAGGTATACCGCTTTTCCAATGGGATGGATAATAAGGACGGTACGTTATGCTGGGATACAAAGAGGCTCCTGGGAGAGATTATAAACGGCCTGAAAAAATGCAAAGAGATTGGCAAGATTCCTGTGTCTATGGGTATAGATACATGGGGAGTAGATTTTGCCCTGCTGGATGAAAATGACGCTTTGCTTGGAGATACAGTAGGCTACCGTGACAGCCGTACAGTGGATATGGACAAAAAGGTATACGAGAAAATCACGCCGGAAGATTTATATGCAAGGACTGGGATTCAGAAGCAGATATTTAATACTATTTATCAGTTGATGGCAGTGAAGGAGAACACTCCTGAGTATCTGGAACAGGCCAAGGCCATATTGATGATTCCAGATTATTTCCATTTCCTCTTGACGGGGGTAAAGAAAATGGAGTATACAAATGCCACAACCGGTCAGCTTATTGACCCTAAAACTAATGACTGGGATTATGAGATGATTAAATTGCTGGGATATAACGCCGATATTTTCCAACCCGTTTCTATGCCCGGGACAGTGGTGGGGAATTTCAGTAAAGAAATCCAGCAGGAGGTAGGGTTTGACTGTACGGTAGTGCTTCCGGCCACACACGATACAGGGTCAGCAGTGCTGGCGGTCCCTACGAATGATGACCATGCGATTTACATAAGTTCAGGCACATGGTCCCTCATGGGAATTGAGCGGAAGGAGGCCGACTGCTCTATGGAGAGCATGAAGGCTAATTTTACCAATGAGGGAGGATATGACCACAGGTTCCGCTATTTGAAAAATATTATGGGACTTTGGATGATCCAGTCTGTTAAGAAGGAGTTCGAGGAGGATCTATCCTTTGCAGAAATATGCAGCATGGCCTCAGAAGAGAAAATCCCATCTATTGTTGACTGTAACAATGACTGTTTCCTGGCCCCCAAAAGCATGATTAAAGCTGTGCAGGATTTTTGCAAAAACACAAACCAGCCGGTTCCTGGGACAGTGGGGGAGATTGCCGCTGTAATTTACAACAGCCTGGCAAAATGCTATGGCGATACGGTCAAAGAGATAGAAGCCATTACAGGAAATACCTATGATACTATATATGTGGTGGGCGGGGGCGCCAATGCAGGATATTTAAATGAACTGACTGCAAAATATACGGGGAAAAAAGTGTCTGCAGGACCTACAGAAGCTACAGCCATTGGAAACATTATTGTACAGATGCTCCAGGACGGAGTGTTTGCAGATCTTTCCGAGGCCAGGGCCTGTGTGGGGAGTTCATTTGATATTGTGGAATATACTTAG
- a CDS encoding L-rhamnose isomerase gives MTTKERYESAKEMYAKVGVDTDKVLETLKSVPISMHCWQGDDVGGFDSEGELTGGIQATGNYPGKARTPEELMADIDEALKLIPGTHRINVHASYAIFEEGEWVDRDKLEPKHFKKWVEFAKERGLGLDFNPTYFSHPKADEYTLTSPNEEIRKFWIEHGKACIRISQYFAEELGTPCLMNIWIPDGFKDIPADRLGPRARYKDSLDQILGIDYDKEKVLVCLESKVFGIGLEAYTAGSAEFTMNYVMNKGIVPLMDNGHYHPTEVVSDKISSMLLFNDKIALHVTRPIRWDSDHVVLLDDETKEIAKEIVRNDALNRVIIGLDFFDASINRISAWVVGMRNMQKALLCAMLSPIEKLKELQDTQQFTELMVMQEELKCYPFGDVWNYFCEINHVPEREAWFEEIKRYEKEVLAKRA, from the coding sequence ATGACAACGAAAGAAAGATATGAGTCAGCGAAAGAAATGTACGCCAAGGTGGGCGTGGACACGGATAAGGTTCTGGAGACACTTAAGTCTGTGCCTATCTCTATGCATTGCTGGCAGGGTGATGATGTAGGCGGTTTTGACAGTGAGGGGGAGCTTACAGGCGGCATACAGGCTACAGGTAATTATCCGGGCAAGGCCAGGACACCAGAGGAATTGATGGCTGATATTGACGAGGCTTTAAAGCTGATACCAGGGACACACCGGATTAATGTCCATGCAAGCTATGCTATTTTTGAGGAAGGCGAGTGGGTTGACAGGGATAAGTTAGAGCCAAAGCATTTTAAGAAATGGGTTGAGTTCGCAAAGGAGCGGGGGCTTGGACTGGATTTTAACCCTACATATTTCTCCCATCCTAAGGCAGACGAATATACACTTACAAGTCCAAACGAGGAAATCCGTAAATTCTGGATTGAACACGGCAAAGCATGTATCCGCATTTCACAGTATTTTGCGGAAGAGCTGGGGACACCTTGCCTGATGAATATTTGGATCCCTGACGGCTTTAAGGATATTCCGGCGGACAGGCTTGGGCCGAGGGCGCGCTATAAGGACTCTCTGGATCAAATTCTTGGAATTGACTATGATAAAGAAAAGGTGCTTGTGTGCCTGGAATCAAAAGTATTTGGCATTGGCCTGGAGGCTTATACTGCCGGGTCGGCTGAGTTTACAATGAATTATGTAATGAATAAAGGCATCGTGCCTCTGATGGATAATGGACATTATCATCCCACAGAAGTGGTATCCGATAAGATTTCGTCTATGCTGCTGTTTAACGATAAAATTGCACTCCATGTGACCAGGCCTATCCGTTGGGATAGTGACCATGTAGTCCTGCTTGATGATGAGACAAAGGAAATCGCGAAAGAGATTGTCAGAAACGATGCCCTAAACAGAGTGATCATTGGCCTGGACTTCTTTGATGCCAGCATCAACAGAATCTCTGCGTGGGTAGTGGGGATGAGAAATATGCAGAAAGCCCTGCTGTGCGCAATGCTGAGTCCCATCGAGAAATTAAAAGAGCTTCAGGACACACAACAATTTACTGAACTTATGGTTATGCAGGAAGAGCTGAAGTGTTATCCGTTTGGGGATGTTTGGAATTATTTCTGTGAGATCAACCATGTGCCAGAGAGAGAAGCGTGGTTTGAAGAAATTAAAAGATATGAGAAAGAGGTTCTTGCAAAAAGAGCTTAG
- a CDS encoding Uma2 family endonuclease, with protein MNICLPYKLSSEAIQKEARLLHLTPLQFCELMEIPFSPERTLPRQGLQKPPLPQNHSRIYGPPPQKTQGQYTREDYILYPASKIPQLIDGYLVYNDSVPSIHQSVVTDLLYQMLVYLENTGLPFKVISTPVSLYLPDDIQTAIRPDIALIRHPGKILKNSVSTLPCFIAEVLSPSTHCLDCLLKFHKYYKANIPEYWIIDTDTRLIYTLHSTSRQAPAGRIFRFLDHIPVPGCPGLSLTLKDFS; from the coding sequence ATGAATATCTGTCTCCCCTATAAGTTATCCTCTGAGGCCATCCAAAAAGAAGCCCGGCTTTTGCATCTAACCCCCCTCCAATTCTGTGAGCTAATGGAAATTCCTTTTTCTCCAGAACGCACCCTTCCCCGCCAGGGACTGCAAAAGCCTCCTCTCCCTCAAAACCACAGCAGAATATATGGCCCGCCTCCCCAGAAAACCCAAGGGCAGTATACAAGGGAGGACTATATACTATACCCTGCCTCCAAGATCCCCCAGCTCATTGATGGTTATCTTGTATATAACGATTCCGTTCCCTCGATCCACCAGTCTGTTGTCACCGATCTTTTATACCAGATGCTGGTATATTTAGAAAACACAGGCCTTCCCTTTAAGGTGATCTCTACTCCTGTAAGCCTGTATCTTCCAGATGACATTCAAACCGCCATCCGGCCTGATATCGCTTTGATCAGACACCCCGGCAAAATTTTAAAGAACAGTGTCAGTACCCTCCCCTGTTTTATAGCGGAAGTGCTTTCTCCGTCCACACATTGTCTGGATTGTCTTCTGAAGTTTCACAAATACTATAAAGCCAATATTCCAGAATACTGGATTATTGACACAGATACTCGGCTTATATATACGCTTCACTCTACTTCCAGACAGGCCCCCGCCGGCCGGATCTTCCGCTTCCTGGATCATATCCCTGTCCCCGGATGTCCGGGACTTTCCCTGACCTTGAAAGACTTTTCCTGA
- a CDS encoding helix-turn-helix domain-containing protein yields MKDMEEKEYPSISMEKTGRWLKFICYYKKISVRQLLTWLGLGSPQSVYSWFCGRTLPSLDNFYAFSQALGLSLDALIVNHREFVPAGFSRTAGNGNARLFAYRLRFPLDDLSRKQ; encoded by the coding sequence GTGAAAGATATGGAAGAAAAAGAATATCCCAGTATTAGTATGGAAAAGACAGGACGGTGGCTTAAGTTCATCTGCTATTATAAAAAAATTTCTGTCCGGCAGCTTTTAACGTGGCTTGGACTGGGGTCCCCCCAGTCTGTATATAGCTGGTTCTGCGGGAGGACACTTCCGTCTCTTGACAATTTTTATGCGTTCAGCCAGGCCCTTGGCCTGTCTTTAGATGCGCTGATTGTGAACCATAGGGAATTTGTTCCGGCAGGATTTTCCAGAACAGCAGGAAACGGGAACGCAAGACTTTTTGCTTATAGGCTGCGATTCCCGCTGGATGACCTTTCAAGAAAACAATGA